In one window of Paracoccus saliphilus DNA:
- a CDS encoding NAD(P)H-quinone oxidoreductase, with product MFSDTMKAIEIATPGDADALRVTGRPVPVPGHDQILIKVAYAGVNRPDVLQRQGAYAPPPGASDLPGLEASGEVVGVGAGVTRWRKGEKVTALLPGGGYAEYAVCNADHALAIPEGMGLREAACLPETAFTVWSNVVARGGLQAGERFLVHGGTSGIGMMAIQIARALGARVWATAGSEEKCAAITKIGASAINYREEDFVQQVTAEGGADLILDMVGGSYIPRNIKALANDGRLVMIAFLEGPKVEQNFAQIMVKRLTVTGSTLRPQSDTAKAEIAQALRDRLWPLIESGAVNVTIDSEFALKDAADAHRRMESSGHIGKIVLKVSDD from the coding sequence ATGTTCTCCGACACGATGAAAGCTATCGAGATTGCCACGCCGGGTGACGCGGATGCGCTGCGAGTAACTGGCCGGCCCGTACCGGTGCCCGGACATGATCAGATCCTGATCAAGGTCGCTTATGCCGGTGTGAACCGTCCGGATGTTCTGCAGCGTCAGGGAGCTTATGCACCGCCTCCGGGCGCTTCGGATTTGCCGGGATTGGAAGCGTCGGGCGAGGTAGTCGGGGTTGGTGCAGGGGTAACCCGCTGGCGCAAGGGCGAAAAGGTGACTGCGCTGTTGCCAGGGGGCGGCTATGCGGAATATGCGGTTTGCAATGCCGATCATGCCTTGGCGATTCCCGAAGGAATGGGACTGCGTGAGGCCGCTTGTCTGCCCGAAACGGCCTTCACCGTGTGGTCCAACGTCGTTGCCCGCGGCGGATTGCAGGCAGGCGAGCGGTTTCTGGTCCATGGCGGCACCTCCGGTATCGGCATGATGGCGATTCAGATCGCGCGTGCGCTTGGCGCTCGGGTTTGGGCGACTGCGGGAAGCGAGGAAAAATGCGCGGCGATCACCAAGATCGGGGCAAGCGCGATCAACTATCGCGAAGAGGATTTCGTTCAGCAGGTAACTGCCGAAGGTGGCGCCGATTTGATCCTCGACATGGTCGGTGGAAGCTATATTCCACGCAACATCAAGGCATTGGCAAATGATGGCCGATTGGTCATGATCGCCTTTCTCGAGGGGCCGAAGGTCGAGCAGAACTTTGCCCAGATCATGGTGAAGCGACTGACCGTCACCGGCTCGACCCTGCGGCCGCAATCGGATACGGCAAAGGCTGAAATTGCACAGGCGCTGCGCGACCGGCTCTGGCCCTTGATAGAATCAGGCGCGGTCAATGTAACCATCGACAGCGAATTTGCCTTGAAAGATGCCGCGGATGCTCATCGCCGGATGGAGAGTAGCGGGCATATCGGCAAGATCGTTCTGAAAGTTTCAGACGATTGA
- a CDS encoding TIGR03862 family flavoprotein has product MDALVIGAGPAGLMAAETLAEAGRHVVITEAMPTPARKFLMAGKSGLNLTKDEPFPDFIRRFSGGAREALGYWDTEEPDFGPNEVRDWAQGLGIELFTGSTGRVFPVGMKASPLLRLWLARLREAGVELRTRWKWIGLENGFHFSTFEGKRTLAPSVTVLALGGASWPRLGSDASWTPMLEASGVDLARFQPANMGLQVHWSAAMQRHFGSAVKGVAIHAGPQIARGEWVITSTGIEGGGVYEIAAQIRNGMEAKVDLFPDLDQTAVEQRFGKPKGKLSIGNWLRRVLGEPVKTAILLEWGQPWPVKASDWAKLARALPLRHDGTMGLDHAISAAGGITGSAMAPDLQLRALPGVFVAGEMLDWEAPTGGYLITGCLATGRRAGLAAALYHDKTG; this is encoded by the coding sequence ATCGACGCGTTGGTCATCGGAGCCGGACCTGCCGGGTTGATGGCGGCCGAAACACTCGCCGAAGCTGGGCGGCACGTCGTGATTACCGAGGCCATGCCAACACCTGCCCGAAAATTCCTGATGGCAGGCAAATCGGGCCTGAACCTGACCAAGGACGAGCCTTTCCCGGATTTCATCAGGCGTTTCAGTGGCGGTGCCCGTGAGGCGTTGGGATATTGGGATACCGAGGAACCCGATTTCGGGCCGAACGAGGTCAGGGATTGGGCGCAAGGACTGGGAATCGAGTTGTTCACCGGCTCGACCGGACGTGTGTTTCCAGTGGGTATGAAAGCGTCGCCATTGCTCCGCTTGTGGCTGGCTCGATTGCGAGAAGCGGGGGTAGAGCTGCGGACGCGTTGGAAATGGATCGGTCTCGAGAATGGTTTCCACTTTTCGACATTCGAAGGTAAGAGGACGCTAGCCCCATCGGTAACCGTCCTGGCCTTGGGTGGAGCAAGCTGGCCTCGCTTGGGCTCCGATGCCAGCTGGACACCCATGCTAGAGGCCTCCGGGGTGGATCTCGCTCGGTTTCAACCCGCGAATATGGGGCTGCAGGTTCATTGGTCAGCCGCCATGCAGCGGCATTTCGGATCGGCGGTTAAAGGGGTCGCAATCCATGCGGGACCTCAGATAGCCCGTGGAGAATGGGTCATTACCAGCACTGGCATCGAAGGTGGCGGTGTTTACGAGATTGCCGCGCAAATCCGGAACGGAATGGAAGCAAAAGTCGATCTGTTTCCGGATCTGGATCAAACCGCCGTTGAGCAGCGTTTCGGAAAGCCCAAAGGCAAACTCTCGATCGGCAACTGGCTGCGCCGGGTGCTTGGTGAGCCGGTAAAGACGGCTATACTGTTGGAATGGGGCCAGCCCTGGCCCGTGAAAGCATCAGATTGGGCGAAACTGGCCAGAGCCTTGCCTCTGCGCCACGATGGTACGATGGGTTTGGACCACGCAATCTCGGCAGCGGGAGGCATCACCGGAAGCGCCATGGCCCCGGATTTGCAACTGAGAGCACTCCCCGGCGTTTTCGTCGCTGGTGAAATGCTGGATTGGGAGGCACCAACCGGCGGTTACCTGATCACCGGGTGTCTCGCAACCGGGCGGCGAGCGGGACTGGCTGCCGCCCTCTATCACGACAAGACGGGATAG
- the holA gene encoding DNA polymerase III subunit delta, whose amino-acid sequence MNLKGGEIARYLARPDPSRPALLIYGQDAMRVVLKRAEAVASLVGENADEEMRLTRLGGSGLKKDPATLMDAIKEVGFFPGPRVVLVEDTPDSGADAIRAALEAWQPGDAVIVITAGGLAKSSALRKLFEPHKQAVVAPIYDDPPGEEEIAQWLAASGLREVPRDAMRDLMTLARALDPGDMRQTIEKIGLYKYGDSTPLTPAEIALNTPATIEAEMDELLHVVAEGRSDEFGPLMRRIEGQGITPVSLCIAALRHFRALHMAAADPQGPGAGLSRMRPPVFGPRRERMTRQAQNWGVAPLEEAISQLLTTDLTLRSSSRAPQMALMERTLIRLAMSNRGRR is encoded by the coding sequence ATGAATCTGAAGGGCGGAGAAATCGCCCGCTACCTCGCGCGGCCCGATCCGTCGCGTCCGGCCTTGCTGATCTATGGTCAGGATGCGATGCGCGTGGTGCTGAAACGGGCCGAAGCGGTCGCGTCACTGGTTGGTGAGAATGCCGACGAAGAGATGCGGCTGACCCGCTTGGGCGGATCAGGGTTGAAAAAAGATCCCGCCACATTGATGGATGCCATCAAGGAGGTCGGCTTTTTCCCCGGACCCCGAGTCGTATTGGTCGAAGACACGCCAGACAGTGGCGCTGATGCGATCCGTGCGGCGTTGGAGGCTTGGCAACCCGGCGATGCGGTGATCGTGATTACCGCCGGTGGATTGGCAAAATCCTCGGCGCTTCGCAAATTGTTCGAACCGCATAAGCAGGCTGTTGTCGCGCCAATTTATGACGATCCGCCTGGCGAAGAAGAGATCGCCCAATGGCTGGCAGCCTCCGGTCTGCGCGAGGTGCCTCGTGATGCCATGCGCGATCTGATGACATTGGCCCGCGCCCTGGACCCCGGCGACATGCGCCAGACCATCGAGAAGATTGGGCTTTACAAATACGGTGATTCGACCCCCCTGACTCCGGCCGAGATCGCCTTGAACACACCCGCGACGATCGAAGCGGAAATGGACGAATTACTGCATGTGGTCGCCGAGGGACGTTCAGACGAATTCGGCCCCTTGATGCGGCGCATCGAGGGACAGGGCATCACACCGGTCAGTCTGTGCATTGCCGCCCTCAGGCATTTCCGGGCGTTACATATGGCCGCAGCGGACCCGCAAGGACCGGGAGCCGGGTTGTCACGAATGCGCCCTCCGGTTTTCGGACCTCGCCGTGAACGAATGACCCGGCAAGCTCAGAACTGGGGTGTGGCCCCCTTGGAAGAGGCGATTTCGCAATTGCTGACCACCGACCTGACGCTGCGAAGCTCCAGCCGGGCGCCACAGATGGCCCTGATGGAGCGAACCCTGATCCGGTTGGCAATGAGCAATCGAGGCAGGCGGTGA
- the lptE gene encoding LPS assembly lipoprotein LptE: MSLPDRLTRRAALAGVLALTACGLTPVYGPGGAGDRLLGKIRPRDPKTYEDFAFNRRLAERLGPDGQALYDLDYLVSIGVVPQAITPDEVTTRYSLNGTADFSLKESSGKVLASGRVSSFTSYSTTGTTIATLSAERDARERLARMLADQVVTRLLAASAALPET, encoded by the coding sequence ATGTCGTTGCCTGATCGCCTTACCCGGCGCGCAGCCCTTGCAGGCGTGCTGGCCTTGACCGCCTGCGGATTGACCCCGGTCTATGGCCCCGGAGGCGCGGGTGATCGGCTGCTTGGCAAGATCCGGCCCCGCGATCCGAAGACCTACGAGGATTTCGCCTTCAACCGCCGGTTGGCCGAAAGGCTGGGGCCGGACGGGCAGGCGCTGTACGATCTCGACTATCTCGTCAGTATCGGTGTGGTGCCGCAGGCGATCACGCCCGACGAGGTCACCACCCGCTATTCGCTTAACGGTACTGCGGATTTCTCGCTCAAGGAAAGCTCGGGCAAGGTGTTGGCATCGGGGCGGGTCAGCAGCTTTACCTCCTATTCCACCACGGGAACCACCATCGCCACCCTCAGCGCCGAACGTGATGCGCGGGAACGGCTGGCTCGGATGCTCGCCGATCAGGTGGTCACACGATTGCTGGCGGCCTCTGCCGCCTTGCCCGAGACATGA
- the leuS gene encoding leucine--tRNA ligase: protein MPYDPSSSEARWQKAWADAGSFTAIRDERPKYYVLEMFPYPSGRIHMGHVRNYTMGDVVARFKRAQGFNVLHPMGWDAFGMPAENAAMEQGGHPRDWTYGNIATMRDQLKPLGLSIDWSREFATCDDDYVAQQQALFLDFLDAGLITRKSAMVNWDPVDMTVLANEQVIDGKGWRSGAEVERKELTQWFFRISDYSEELLDALDGLTGWPDKVRLMQQNWIGKSRGLQFGFATDDAPDGFDAIEVYTTRPDTLMGASFLAMSPDHPMIRALAKDNADIAEFCEECRRIGTTEEAIETAPKMGFDTGLTAHHPLDPDWKLPIWIANFVLMDYGTGAIFGSPAHDERDHEFACKYGLPIRATFGERGMDLAQADAMVATAPYVPLKSEPVTYVRGFAGETDQTGEVAVDAAIAHAEAAGYGEGVTKFRLRDWGISRQRYWGCPIPVVHCEACGTVPEAKENLPVLLPQDVSFEQPGNPLDRHLAWRQTTCPQCGGKALRETDTMDTFVDSSWYFARFTSPHADKPTNRADADYWMNVDQYIGGIEHAILHLLYSRFFARAMVKTGHLPETAKEPFNALFTQGMVTHEIYQTRDERGRPIYHLPDDVTDGKLADGTEVETVPSAKMSKSKKNVVDPVNIVSSFGADTARWFMLSDSPPERDVEWTAAGAEAANKFLSRVWRLAEEVGEDGDDPDLTRAAHRAIADVTKSIESFAFNKAVAKLYELANAVGKSKAGGESRRAVLRIMAQLMAPMVPHMAEDIWAMAGGQGMVVDTDWPKADPAMLEDDTVTLPIQINGKRRAEISVAKDMPKDQIEALVLADDTVRRFLDGATPKKLIVVPGRIVNVVA, encoded by the coding sequence ATGCCCTATGATCCCTCCAGCAGCGAAGCCCGATGGCAGAAAGCCTGGGCCGATGCCGGCAGCTTTACCGCCATCCGTGACGAGCGGCCCAAATATTACGTGCTGGAGATGTTTCCCTATCCCTCCGGGCGCATCCATATGGGACATGTGCGCAACTATACCATGGGCGATGTCGTGGCACGGTTCAAACGTGCCCAGGGTTTCAACGTGCTGCACCCGATGGGCTGGGACGCCTTCGGCATGCCCGCCGAAAACGCCGCAATGGAACAGGGCGGCCATCCCCGCGACTGGACATATGGCAACATCGCCACCATGCGCGATCAGTTGAAGCCACTGGGCCTGTCCATCGACTGGAGCCGGGAATTCGCCACCTGTGACGATGATTATGTTGCGCAGCAACAGGCATTGTTCCTGGATTTCCTAGATGCCGGGCTGATCACCCGCAAATCGGCCATGGTCAACTGGGACCCGGTCGACATGACCGTGCTGGCAAATGAACAGGTGATCGACGGCAAAGGGTGGCGCTCGGGCGCGGAGGTCGAGCGAAAGGAACTGACGCAATGGTTCTTTCGCATCTCGGATTATTCCGAGGAGTTGCTGGACGCACTGGACGGGCTGACAGGCTGGCCCGACAAGGTGCGCCTGATGCAGCAGAACTGGATCGGCAAATCCCGCGGGCTGCAATTCGGATTTGCGACGGATGATGCGCCTGATGGGTTCGACGCAATCGAGGTTTACACGACCCGCCCCGACACCTTGATGGGTGCCTCTTTTCTGGCAATGTCTCCGGATCATCCGATGATCAGGGCATTGGCAAAGGACAATGCGGATATCGCAGAGTTCTGCGAGGAATGCCGCCGCATCGGCACCACCGAAGAAGCAATCGAGACGGCGCCCAAGATGGGTTTCGACACCGGGCTAACAGCTCACCATCCGCTTGATCCGGATTGGAAACTGCCGATCTGGATTGCGAATTTCGTGCTGATGGATTACGGAACCGGTGCAATCTTCGGCTCGCCTGCCCATGACGAGCGCGACCACGAGTTCGCCTGCAAATACGGTCTGCCGATCCGTGCGACCTTCGGGGAACGCGGCATGGACCTGGCACAGGCCGATGCGATGGTTGCCACGGCGCCATATGTCCCCCTGAAATCCGAGCCCGTCACCTATGTCCGCGGTTTCGCGGGCGAGACCGACCAGACTGGCGAGGTCGCCGTCGACGCCGCGATCGCCCATGCCGAAGCAGCGGGCTATGGCGAAGGCGTGACCAAGTTCCGGCTGCGTGACTGGGGTATCTCCCGGCAGCGCTATTGGGGCTGCCCTATACCGGTCGTGCATTGCGAGGCTTGCGGCACAGTGCCCGAAGCAAAGGAAAATCTACCGGTGCTGTTACCGCAGGATGTTAGCTTCGAGCAGCCGGGCAATCCTCTGGACCGGCACTTGGCATGGCGGCAGACCACCTGCCCGCAATGCGGGGGCAAGGCGCTGCGCGAGACTGACACGATGGACACTTTCGTGGATTCCTCGTGGTATTTCGCGCGCTTCACTTCGCCCCATGCGGACAAGCCGACAAACCGGGCGGACGCCGATTACTGGATGAATGTGGATCAGTATATCGGTGGGATAGAACACGCGATCCTGCACCTGCTCTATTCCCGCTTTTTCGCGCGGGCGATGGTCAAGACTGGCCATCTGCCGGAAACGGCAAAAGAACCATTCAACGCGCTGTTCACACAAGGCATGGTGACGCATGAGATCTACCAGACTCGCGACGAACGAGGCCGGCCGATCTATCACTTGCCCGATGATGTAACCGACGGGAAACTGGCAGATGGAACGGAGGTCGAAACCGTTCCCTCGGCCAAGATGTCGAAATCCAAGAAGAATGTCGTCGATCCGGTCAATATTGTATCCAGCTTCGGAGCCGATACCGCACGCTGGTTCATGCTCTCCGACAGCCCGCCTGAACGTGACGTCGAATGGACCGCCGCAGGGGCGGAGGCCGCGAACAAGTTCCTGTCACGAGTCTGGCGCCTTGCCGAAGAGGTTGGCGAAGATGGGGATGATCCGGACCTGACCCGTGCCGCGCACCGGGCGATTGCCGATGTGACCAAATCCATTGAAAGCTTTGCGTTCAACAAGGCCGTTGCCAAGCTCTATGAACTGGCCAATGCAGTGGGGAAATCCAAGGCAGGCGGTGAATCAAGGAGGGCTGTCTTGCGGATCATGGCGCAGTTGATGGCACCGATGGTCCCGCATATGGCCGAGGATATCTGGGCGATGGCGGGCGGTCAGGGCATGGTTGTCGATACCGATTGGCCCAAGGCGGATCCCGCGATGCTGGAGGATGACACCGTGACCCTCCCCATCCAGATCAATGGCAAGCGCCGGGCCGAGATCAGCGTGGCCAAGGACATGCCCAAGGACCAGATCGAAGCGCTGGTGCTGGCGGATGATACCGTGCGGCGCTTTCTTGATGGCGCGACACCCAAGAAACTGATCGTCGTGCCGGGACGGATTGTCAATGTCGTTGCCTGA
- a CDS encoding DUF3576 domain-containing protein — MKTVGAAQLMIVSTLCVGLAACGGGGQGNSSNGPIEPDMRADARQTTIWDVFGNRTNPNTTVAVNKYLWNASLDVLNFLPIQSVDPFTGVIVTGYGTPPGGGRSYRATVKISDPAMDARALKLSLQGPGGASVAPGTVRAVEDAILTRARQMRIRDGKL; from the coding sequence ATGAAGACGGTAGGCGCAGCGCAATTGATGATCGTTTCCACGCTTTGCGTCGGCCTTGCCGCATGCGGCGGCGGCGGCCAAGGCAATTCCAGCAACGGCCCGATCGAGCCGGACATGCGTGCCGATGCCCGACAGACCACGATCTGGGACGTCTTCGGCAACAGGACGAATCCCAACACGACCGTCGCGGTCAACAAATACCTCTGGAATGCCAGTCTCGATGTGCTGAATTTCCTGCCCATCCAGTCCGTCGATCCGTTCACCGGGGTTATCGTGACCGGCTATGGCACACCGCCGGGTGGTGGCCGGTCCTATCGCGCCACCGTCAAGATCAGCGATCCGGCGATGGACGCTCGCGCGCTCAAACTGTCGCTACAAGGTCCCGGCGGGGCGTCCGTGGCGCCGGGAACGGTTCGGGCCGTCGAGGACGCGATCCTGACCCGTGCGCGGCAAATGCGTATCCGCGACGGCAAGCTGTAG
- a CDS encoding porin yields the protein MTMKKALIASTALIATAGFAAADVTISGYGRTGVVYQENSGNDNDTTVVSRLRMNIDASTSTDQGLEFGARFRLQWDQGDDNTDSNPGLLYVTGSGLTVEVGNVNTAIDSSSLIYATELSYMDNSVGFSGVLPAFYAYAAKDYGGDNNRMGVAAEYVFDTLTVRGSYITADQVNDLPVGTEEEFGLLAEYVWNDRLELSGAATWNGEGIEDNDIFFIGARYAVMDNARIGLNYVSSEDWMKGDTIAIYGDYTLADGRTNIEAYVANNDQDYFGKETDNAFGVGVNYDLGGARLGGSIQRDYDENVRADMGLRFDF from the coding sequence ATGACCATGAAAAAGGCTCTTATCGCCTCCACCGCGCTAATCGCGACCGCCGGCTTCGCCGCCGCCGACGTGACCATCTCGGGCTACGGCCGGACCGGTGTTGTGTATCAAGAAAACTCTGGCAACGACAATGACACGACAGTCGTTTCGCGCCTGCGGATGAACATTGATGCATCGACCTCGACCGATCAGGGTCTCGAGTTCGGTGCCCGCTTCCGTCTGCAATGGGACCAGGGGGACGATAACACCGACTCGAACCCCGGCCTGCTGTATGTCACCGGCAGTGGTCTGACCGTCGAGGTTGGTAACGTTAATACCGCCATCGACAGCAGCAGCCTGATCTACGCAACCGAACTGAGCTATATGGATAACTCGGTCGGCTTCAGCGGTGTGCTTCCTGCTTTCTACGCCTACGCCGCGAAAGACTATGGTGGCGACAACAACCGCATGGGTGTGGCAGCGGAATATGTATTCGACACTCTGACCGTCCGGGGCTCTTACATCACCGCGGATCAAGTCAATGATCTACCGGTCGGCACCGAGGAAGAATTCGGCCTGCTGGCTGAATATGTCTGGAATGATCGTCTGGAATTGTCGGGTGCAGCAACCTGGAACGGCGAGGGCATTGAGGACAACGACATCTTCTTCATCGGTGCCCGTTATGCGGTTATGGATAATGCTCGCATCGGCCTGAACTATGTCTCTTCGGAAGACTGGATGAAGGGTGACACCATTGCCATCTATGGCGACTACACGCTGGCCGATGGTCGGACCAACATCGAAGCCTATGTCGCCAATAATGACCAGGATTACTTCGGCAAGGAAACCGACAACGCATTCGGTGTTGGTGTGAACTACGATCTGGGTGGCGCACGTCTGGGCGGTTCGATCCAGCGCGACTATGATGAAAATGTCCGCGCCGACATGGGTCTCCGCTTCGACTTCTGA
- a CDS encoding YggS family pyridoxal phosphate-dependent enzyme — protein MELDDIKRRIAAAEQAAGREPGSVTLIAVSKVQPAERVEAVLNAGQRIFGENYVQEAQGKWPDWRGRFDGVSVHMIGPLQSNKAKPAVQLFDAIHTLDRLSLARKLAAQIADQGKSPQLFVQVNTGNEPQKAGVLSDDLLGFLASCRELGLFPQGLMCIPPEDEDPVPHFRLLRQLAKESDVELLSMGMSADFEAAIAEGATHVRVGSAIFGARDYG, from the coding sequence ATGGAACTGGATGACATCAAGCGCCGCATTGCCGCGGCTGAACAGGCCGCCGGGCGCGAACCCGGTTCGGTGACGTTGATCGCCGTCAGCAAGGTGCAGCCCGCCGAGCGGGTCGAGGCCGTGCTGAACGCGGGGCAGCGCATTTTCGGCGAGAATTACGTGCAGGAGGCGCAGGGAAAATGGCCCGATTGGCGCGGTCGTTTCGATGGTGTCTCGGTGCACATGATCGGCCCGCTGCAGTCGAACAAGGCAAAACCCGCCGTGCAGCTTTTCGATGCCATCCATACGTTGGATCGCCTTTCGCTGGCTCGCAAGTTGGCCGCGCAGATTGCCGATCAGGGAAAAAGCCCGCAGCTATTCGTTCAGGTCAATACCGGGAACGAGCCGCAAAAGGCCGGAGTGTTGTCAGATGATTTGCTAGGATTCCTGGCCTCATGCCGGGAACTTGGGCTGTTCCCGCAAGGGCTGATGTGCATTCCGCCGGAAGACGAGGATCCGGTTCCGCATTTCCGTTTGCTCCGGCAATTGGCCAAAGAAAGCGATGTCGAGTTGCTGTCCATGGGCATGAGCGCGGATTTCGAGGCGGCGATCGCCGAAGGCGCGACCCATGTCCGTGTCGGATCGGCCATTTTCGGAGCCCGGGATTACGGCTGA
- a CDS encoding L,D-transpeptidase family protein, which yields MSPQDLVLTPQGIRFLGRVFPCSIGKTGVTMDKHEGDKATPSGMHRITGLWYRPDRLARPAPWARPIGPGDLWCDDPGHPVYNHHARVPLTASHECLRRPDPLYDLILTTDWNSPEAIPGWGSAIFLHQWRRPRFGTEGCIAFARPHLIWIARHATPGTRLIVPASLPGAQRVRQP from the coding sequence ATGAGCCCGCAGGACCTGGTCCTGACGCCGCAGGGAATCCGTTTTCTCGGGCGTGTTTTTCCATGCAGCATCGGCAAGACCGGCGTGACCATGGACAAGCACGAGGGCGACAAGGCCACACCTTCAGGCATGCACCGGATTACCGGCCTCTGGTATCGCCCGGACCGGCTTGCGCGCCCCGCCCCCTGGGCACGCCCCATCGGCCCCGGCGATTTGTGGTGCGACGATCCCGGCCATCCGGTCTATAATCATCATGCCCGCGTTCCGCTGACTGCCAGCCACGAATGCCTGCGCCGCCCGGATCCGTTATACGACCTGATTCTGACTACCGACTGGAACTCGCCCGAGGCAATCCCCGGATGGGGTTCCGCCATCTTCTTGCATCAATGGCGCCGCCCTCGCTTTGGCACCGAAGGCTGTATCGCCTTCGCGCGCCCTCACCTCATCTGGATCGCCCGGCACGCCACCCCCGGCACGCGTCTGATTGTTCCAGCCTCGCTTCCCGGTGCCCAGAGAGTGCGTCAGCCGTAA
- the ribA gene encoding GTP cyclohydrolase II: MSLIPTLTETISRARADLRMGLPVVIGSYLVAAVETLSAERLADMHALGQNILALTGRRAETLKARVYDDGLARVQVPKDGDLRWLRALADPAGDLMTPMKGPLLTQRGGEVQPHQAALALAKSAQLLPAMLMVPAEAQPGLTVLAAGPLLAQLAGEAAMAPVASARLPLLAAERSRLHIFRPDDGSTEHYAIEIGDPPRDAPVLTRLHSACFTGDVLGSLKCDCGPQLQSALTAMGQAGAGVLLYLNQEGRGIGLANKMRAYDLQNQGFDTVEANHRLGFEDDERDFRIGAALLRRLGFDTVRLMTNNPRKVEMLEGQGISVAERVALITPRNRFNTGYLDTKARKSGHLL, encoded by the coding sequence ATGAGCCTGATACCGACCCTGACCGAGACCATCTCCCGCGCCCGCGCAGATCTGCGTATGGGGTTGCCGGTCGTGATTGGCAGCTACCTTGTCGCGGCGGTTGAAACGCTGTCGGCAGAGCGGCTGGCCGACATGCACGCCTTGGGTCAGAATATTCTGGCGCTGACTGGCCGCAGGGCCGAGACCCTCAAGGCCCGCGTCTATGACGACGGTCTCGCACGGGTTCAGGTGCCGAAAGATGGTGATTTGCGCTGGCTCAGGGCATTGGCCGATCCAGCGGGCGACCTGATGACCCCGATGAAAGGCCCCCTGCTCACGCAACGCGGCGGAGAGGTTCAGCCCCATCAGGCGGCGCTCGCGCTGGCCAAATCGGCACAGCTCTTGCCCGCGATGCTGATGGTCCCCGCAGAGGCACAGCCCGGCCTGACGGTTCTTGCCGCGGGACCGTTGCTGGCGCAATTGGCGGGAGAGGCCGCGATGGCGCCTGTCGCCTCTGCCCGGCTGCCTTTATTGGCGGCGGAGCGGTCGCGCCTTCATATATTCCGTCCGGATGATGGCAGCACAGAGCACTACGCCATCGAAATCGGCGACCCGCCTCGCGATGCGCCGGTTCTGACCCGGCTGCACTCCGCCTGCTTCACCGGCGATGTGCTTGGCAGCCTGAAATGCGATTGCGGTCCACAACTGCAATCTGCGCTAACGGCGATGGGGCAGGCAGGAGCGGGTGTGCTTCTTTACCTCAACCAGGAAGGGCGCGGGATCGGGCTTGCCAACAAGATGCGCGCTTATGACCTGCAGAATCAGGGCTTCGATACGGTCGAGGCAAATCATCGGTTGGGCTTCGAGGATGACGAACGCGACTTCCGCATCGGAGCGGCGCTGCTGCGTCGCTTGGGTTTCGATACGGTGCGCCTGATGACCAACAACCCACGCAAGGTCGAGATGCTGGAAGGTCAGGGCATCAGCGTCGCTGAACGGGTGGCGCTGATCACGCCCCGCAATCGCTTCAACACCGGTTATCTGGACACCAAGGCCCGGAAATCGGGACATCTGCTATGA
- a CDS encoding response regulator transcription factor has protein sequence MPGLKKILLVDDEEDLREALAEQLAATDDFEVIEAGTGSEAVEATKNAIYDLVILDVGLPDTDGRELCKKLRKLNVKCPVVMLTGHDTDADTILGLDAGANDYVTKPFKFPVLLARLRAQLRTHEQSEDAIFQLGPYTFKPAMKMLIDQKERKIRLTEKETNILKFLYRAQDGVVPRDILLHEVWGYNAGVTTHTLETHIYRLRQKIEPDPSNARLLVTESGGYRLIA, from the coding sequence ATGCCTGGACTGAAAAAAATTTTGCTGGTCGATGACGAAGAAGATCTGCGCGAGGCGTTGGCAGAACAATTGGCGGCGACCGATGACTTTGAAGTGATCGAGGCCGGAACCGGCTCCGAGGCGGTCGAAGCGACGAAGAACGCCATCTATGATCTGGTGATTCTCGATGTGGGCCTGCCCGACACCGATGGTCGCGAACTGTGCAAGAAGCTGCGCAAGCTGAATGTCAAATGCCCTGTCGTCATGCTGACCGGCCACGACACGGATGCCGATACGATCCTTGGGCTGGATGCGGGGGCCAATGATTACGTGACTAAGCCCTTCAAGTTCCCGGTTCTGCTGGCTCGTCTGCGCGCCCAGCTTCGCACGCATGAACAATCCGAGGACGCGATTTTCCAGCTTGGACCCTATACCTTCAAGCCGGCGATGAAGATGCTGATCGATCAGAAGGAGCGCAAGATCCGGCTGACCGAGAAGGAAACCAATATCCTCAAGTTTCTCTATCGCGCACAGGACGGCGTTGTGCCGCGCGACATCCTGTTGCACGAGGTGTGGGGATATAATGCGGGCGTGACGACGCATACGCTCGAGACCCATATCTATCGCCTGCGCCAGAAGATAGAGCCCGATCCCTCGAATGCCCGGCTGCTGGTGACTGAATCCGGAGGCTATCGCCTGATCGCCTGA